The genomic segment ATATCTGGACTGAAAAGATGCATCCCTCGTGTGTACCAAATTCTGGTCGCTCCACTGAACAGTGTTGGACCAACTGGCACTGCTATCATTAGAGCCATGGTGCAGCATGGCTGAAAAAATGATGCAGATCAAAGAAATAATGGATGATGTTTGTTTCTTATCAGTATTCTTAGCATCACAGTGACATTAATGACTAGTTGCATCTATATTACATGAGATATTACCATAATTTACATGCAGTTATATAATAGAGGGTGACAtgggagcagtggtggaatgtaactaagtacatttactgaagtacagtacttgagtaaaattttgaggtacttgtatttacttgagtattttccattttatgtaactttatactccattacattttgaggcaaatattggactttttaatccactacatttagctgacagctttagttacttttcaggtcaagactgaacataaaaaacatacatttaatacatacatttaaagcaatgagatgttttttaattaaacatcgtaacagtatattaactagttaaaatgtaaaaaaaagtaaaaaaaaaaaaaaaaaatcttttaaatccATTGACCAGTTCAATATTTTTCCCTAATGAGGGAAAGTTGCTGCTGTTTCTAACAGTTTTGGAGGGCTGTATTCTGTTAGTAgtagaatatatttatatagaataACTGTCCCAGTTGTTATGCTTTTCTACACACCTGCTCGACTTTTTTCCTGTCCCGTCAAAGTCACATGATAAAACGAGGAATTGATACGGCAGAAATTCCACAGAAAAAATGTCAGCCTCAATGATATAACCATAATATTTACTGTTCGTACTTGGTAACAGAAGATAGTTGTGCTTTTTTGGGAACATAAAGGCATTACTAGAgataaagcaaaaacaaaacacatatttCCTTCGACACACCCCCTCTCCACCTGTTCACAACCAGgtcacaaacatgtttttgtactTGGCATCACACCAGTAAAGCGTGATATCTGTGCGGAAAAAGAACATAGTGGCAGATGTGCCACTTCAGGAACACAGCACTAAAAATAACCTTATCAGCTATTATTTGAGAATTAATTCCGTAGTAACAGATGCTGTGTGCCCAGCACTAACCTGGCCTGGTTTGGGGCTGACGTCAGCTCCACAGCGGATGTTTTTCTAACTTTGCCCTGTTTAGCTTCCGTTCCTGGAAATATCAGATACAATGCAGACTGAGGTTAAAGATTAGCTTTAATGATCTGTCAAATAAGGAATACTGAAGCCTATTTCCACAAGTGATATTTGTATTATACAGTGATTAGACATTATTAACTGTTAAGAATATTACATGTATTAATAGGCGGGtgcatatatgaaaaaaaaacacctaaccctaaaaaaatctaacaaaagGTTACTCAGCTGTTTATTGTAGTATTAGATGTCCCTattaacatactaaaagtttaccaaAATCTGACCAATAGAAAGGTGTAATTTTCAAGATGGCGTCCAAGATGGGCAGGAATCGAtatgagaaaggagaaataTGCAATTACTTCAGGAAAAGTGTACTtattttttgcataaatatGCTTGTAACCAATTGCTTTAATACATATTTGTACTTGTAATCACTTATCTATCATGCAAATATGCTAATCTGAATATTTCATGACCAAAACATGTATCAGGCACCAGCATTTCTGGTCTAGGACGAATACACATTATCAGGCGTTTTAGGACCAGACTTGAGAAGAACGGGGACGCGCCGGAcaaaaagcaccacattttttatacatgctttccaaaaattgaaacttctgggatagagagcatgtggaaaaatgtggtgcttttgtccggtgaGTCCCCTTTATTGAGCTCAGCCACCTGACTAAAAGAAGTAATGGTCATTTTACAGACCTGGCTGAAGCCATTTTGAAAATGGGGCATTTCTTGGAGTCAAAAATTGGTAAACTGTAAACCGCTGAGGAACATTTTGTTAGAATGTTTTTAGGGCTAAACCATATTTGCACCTGACTATAAGAGTTTCCACCCCGTTTACATTCACATCTCTGACTGACATATTTGGCCTCAGTAGAGTactcagaatttaaaaaataattaataccaCAACCATTTGGATACTGGgcattatgacacattaaaaaTAGATCAACTGGTGCCAAATCATCACATactgtttcatattttacagAAATGGCACAACTTTATTTGcgaagtaataataatatatcccAATCTGAGATTTTATAAGCCTACCAACTGTAACTGTTGCAGCAATGTCTGTCAGTAACATTTCACAAGTATCGCCCCCGCAAGATCGACACACGTGGGAGTGAGTCGATCGTACTCAGgcttgaataaaataaatccttACAGAGAATCATCTCTAGGGTCTGTAGCAGCCAGCACACAAgtcaaaaaaagaataaacctGCAGGGCTTCAATGGTATAATAACAGTCTGATAAAACAGTGCAAATCTCAGATCACAGTTTGTGCATGAAGTAAGTTTGGTCCATTAACAGGTTCAACATTTCATTATTCTTGTCAGATAAACTTCACCTGCCCATGGACAGAGTCCCCTCTCTGTAAAGGTTCACTTTAAGACTGAAGCATCTCCTCGTCCTTATTTGCACCCACAGAAACAGTTGGCTGAATACAGCAGAGGAGAATTATTGCTGCAGGATAGTCAGATGTAGAGAGTCTGGGTCTGAGCTTAGAGCTcagagtgtcttttttaagatgGGATAGTTTGATCATCGTCGGAAGAACTTCAGATAAACCACAGCACCTAGAATGGCCAACTCCATTATAATGATGACAGCtaacagcagcttgtttgtcaCCAGCCTACaggacaaaaagaagaaaagtcaaaattaaagccTCTGAACATTGCTCTGCAATCATTTACATAAGATACTGATCATATTTCATGAATTTTGGACACTTCGAACAAacaattttattacatttcagtaggatttaagagctgatatctagacattttccatggttttcttgataataaccaaaatcattatcaagaaaacaatggaaaatgtctagatatcagctcttaaattaaactcttatcagctattattgttgttatcattatatttgtccaaacaaatgtacctttagttgtaccaggcattgaaatgaacaagaaattgaagaaaactaatacatttttctatgactgtatgtgaTTAATGCAAAACTCTTCTCAAGACAACTCAAGGTAGCAATAACGTCGGCCAAGCTAGAattgaataatttaataaatcgattaaaaacaacaattcaaCTCAAATGTTATAACTGCTTCAAGGGCAACACTTACCGTCGTGACATGGCACGAAGAATTTTTCTACTTCGACTGAGGTTCTCTCCGGTATCAACcaactaaaataaacaaaagacagaacagatttttacaaaatcgTGGTCTAACAGCAACAAATCATCTATTTTATTGATCAAATATACTAAAATATATTATGACTCAAATATCAAACAAGGTATCTACCATAAACAGGTGCAAATGAATGCAGCACCACTATCTCCACCACGCACAGTAACACAATAACAGTTCACAGCTCACTCTGTTTCTGGTGCGGTCCAGCTGTTCCCTCTGCCCCCCCAGCTCCTCGATGATGTCTGTGCCGATCTGGTCCGTCTCTGCGGCGATGCGCTGACTCCGTTCAATACTTTGGCTGGCGTGGTTCAGAGAGTCTAAGCCCTGGAGGAGCAAGGTTCTCTGGGACTGCTGGTGAGTCTGCACAGGTGGGcagaaaagacagagacagcCAGGGTAAGTGATATATTGTGAACATTTACAAGAGAAACAAATCCATTTTCAGGCACTCATTTAGATATAGGGCTGGTGAGGTTTTTCTGCACTATTGTAATTTTTTCCTCTGCAAATCAGTCATGAGACATGTCTAAGATATTCATTCATGAGTGACATTTCCACTCAAAAAAACTTCTACATATACTTACATGTGATCAATTTATTGATTTCCTACATTTCCCCACATTTGTTTTGATAAACAGCAGAAAAGAGAGCTCCTTGCTTTCAGTCTGAGACTgagacaaaatatttttatagctgAAACTCCCTCCCTCCGACTCCCCTAGTGAGATCCCACTATGCACAAACAGCATTTACAGCACAGTTCCTATacattatgtaaaatgtaaaaacagaatgcaaaaaaaagttttaacatatGAATATTGTCTATGTACATTTTTCAATTGAACAATGTCAAAAAGGATTggtaattatctttttatttacattgtacACAATGTCCTAACTTTTCCAAAAGTCAGGGTTGTATAACATATCAAAGTCCAGAGCCACACACTTACActttgttggttttgtgatGCATAGATGCCATGATGGCTTCCTTCCCCTGCCTGGGAAGAAGAGCCAGAGCCAGGAGCAGCACTCTTCATGTCCCTCTGCAGCTTGCCCATGTCCCGGCGGTACATGCGCAGTTTTGTACTCATCGCATTTCTGTAGGTTGACGGTGCAGCACGCAGCTCTTCTTCCATTCCTTCTAACTGGAGACGGAAAAGAAAATAGAGTGATTGAGAGAAAGATCTTTCTCTGTGAAGTGTGTGTAAATACATGAACAGTGACATGTAGAGAGCACTGATGGGACAACTTCTGGATTAGgccatgctttttttaaatgccttggtaccaaaacaaaatgcaacagCTTTAGTAGTAGTTAGTAGTTTCACCAGTGGTAGTTTTGAGGTGGAGGTCATTTTTACTGCAACTGAcgaaaaaaatccctttttttaaaGACCAAAGTCATAATAAAGAATTCAAGTTGTTTCATTATAGattagtctttttatttttttagactgACTGATTcattgtaagtttttactaagagcatgatgggataaaaattgcatggtaggaaaaaaaatgctaaaagaatatagttgtagtcttgtaaatagtgaccctacaagattcacagtctgtctaaaatctcagtctgggactaaaaactgtaaacacttgtctttagatgtgagcaggtgtgagctgatagttttccaggagtcttttccaaatcttttaaaagtcttctggtgtatagggaGCATTAGCACACGGAcgtcattttttgggggggccaCAGGGGACATGTCCCCTGCACTTTTTCAAAAGGCCGTTTTTGAAAGTGGACATCAAAATCTTCTTTACAAGTCAAAGTGTAAGTTACTCAAATTACACCCATCCTGCAACACCTTCACTGGCAACCAGTTACTAATAAAGCAGCATCCACTCCAAGATCCTCCTCATCAATTACAAAGCTCTCAATAATCttgagttttaaagtgctgataaataaaatgtattattattattatttttattattataacttgaGAACCTCAACAATGCATAGATTTTAAGAAAGCTTATATTTAATGCCAAAGAGATACACTTTTGATTATTCTTATTCATTACTTTCATGTGTGTTGaaaggcagcaaacacaaacaatgaaaGATTTagggaaaaatacaataaaaactcagattacaaatgtgattttatacatCCATACTCATAATTGTTAAACTAAGTTTTTTCCTCTATAACCGTATCATCAAAATTGATGATTGTTACACCGCAAATTGTCACACTGTTCATGTCatgcatcaatatatttttgtcaggtGACAGATAGTAGAAATGCAGAAGGAGATACAGGAGGATCAAACCAAAAAAGGGAACAGTaaacttaaaagtaacaatagaaaactagaagaactactagaaaacacagtgaactgaaagagtttgagttttatgaaagatatttgtgtgtgtgtgtgtgtgtgtgtgtgtgtgtgtgtgtgtgtgtgtgtgtgtcccccaCCCACCTCTGAAATCAAAATTTCGTCCATGTATTAGCATATTTCACttccaaaacaaacaatcaacagaGCAGCTCACCACTTCCTCCGCCTCCCCCTGCCTCTCATCGAAAGTCCTCACcagcctcttcctctcctctgtggATTTAAAACAAGTTTAACAGCACAGAAAACGTCTCCTGCTGGGGTTGTTTCAGGTAGCTAACGTTAATATTAGCCGgtagaagaacaacaacacaaactgttTACCTCCGTGACATTTCAGAGCTCTCTCCGGCATTATCTTCAGCTCCTCGTACAGTGATTGGTACATTTCGTGCAGCTTTTCAAATTCTTCCGACGACATTTTGTTTTAACGCTAACGTAGCTGTGCTTATTGTGTTGAATAAATCACTATTTACACTCACAACTAGTTTTGCTTTGATGATAATCACATCCCCGGGATTTCCGCATGATGGTCCTCGTGACCCAAAACCTAAAACGCatgatcaaaaataaaaatatcaacaaacaTGTTTCGGTATATTTTTTAGACCCCAGAAAGACAACTTGCTAAAAATTTACACTCAAAATATAAATAGATCTTATGAAAATAATGCTAAACCTGGGTGAGAACGATTTAAAAAGCACACCgataacatttttattcaggCACTACGCAGACAGCTTTCAcggtgcattatgggaaatgaaGTTTAAAACCCTACTACTCATAGCTACTACGACTacttcataaaaataaacacgACAACcccttttagttatttatttcagtttaagtggattaaaaaacatctttaaggtgaacttatttttgttaaacttattatttacattatttatttcttgtataTTGTAGTAtacataattataatttttttttacataaatattgatgttaaaaatacaaaaagtgaaAAGATAGATATATAACGTTAATAGGGAAAtagataatgtatttattaattcaattaattaaataataaatacatgtggaaataaaaataaaaataatttaatgcattttcatttatatgttcatttatttctgtatatattaatgtacatatttttatttttcaaaatatttatttgaaatttaCATACAGAGATAAAtcactataaaaataatatttgttcCAATATgccttaatttattattattgcatattAATTACGATAAAATTAAAATCgtattttccaatttttttttatcctattGTTATAATAAACACACACGAATTATTCTAATGACAATTTAAAATCAacctgtaaataaaaacatcgCTTGAATCTCACCGCAAACGTGGTAACCTTGAGTTATTTTCCTCCCAGGCTGTAAAAACTACAATCCCATGATTCCGTTCGCGGTGAATCTTTCACCCTGCTACGTTCTGCACCCCTTTATGCTTTGACATCAGCTGTTCTGCCTACAGAACAGTGGCGTCCTGCTGGAAGAGACAGAAAAGCGCACATCCGTGGTATGATGGTGCTTTTATTAATTGTCGCGGGCCTCGGAGTGGTGTCGCTACTGGTGATTTTATTTGCACCACACATAAGGTAAGCTGCATTTAATGCAACCATTCATTCTCGTAAAGATCCAGTGTTTTAACACATCACGCAGAGGTTGTTACTTGGTTGACAGGGCATTACAGTGCACTGATGTAATTATTACGATGAGGTTcatttacattatataaaatACTGTCCGCCCTCCTAACCTAACTGATCATCATTTTAAAGCCTCTTTTCTGACCACATATTATTTCACACGACGCTGGCTGGTATTTTAACCAGAAAATCAATTAAACAGAATGATGGAGCTGTGGGAGTTTTTGCACAGAGATGAAGCAGGAGTCTTCCATCTGAGCTGCTCGGGCCTATCAGGAGGCTGAGCGTAGGAGGAGTTATATCTGTATGCATTACTCCAGCAGAGCTATTGGCTATAGGGAGGCCCTGTTCAGTGGCGTGGGTCGTACGACTTGACGCTCATTCCTGCTCATTGTCCAAGTTTGTCTATGAATAATTAAGCCAGGCTGTCAATATGTCCAATAATAATGGGGACATGACTTATAGTGACTGCAGAAGGGGGCTTCTAGTCATGGAAATGGAGCTTGTAGTTCATGGCACAGTGGTAATAATGAGTTGTCGTTGTGTTTTAACAGAAAGTATGCAGCAGGAGGAGTATGCAGTTCCACAACAAGTCTGGAAGGGAAGACAGTCCTCATCACTGGGGCCAACACAGGGATTGGGAAGGAGACGGCCCTGGACCTGGCAGTGCGAGGTGACTTTTTGGTTTTACGTCCACACACAGCACAGTGCCTTTTTAAACCCGTAATCTACCATTGGCAGTCTGCCGTGAGGCTATGCAATATATATAACTAGTAGTGTTATTACAAGTTATTTTATTGGTCTCCCCAGGGAGAATGTGTCTTGGATAATAGGGAAATTGCTGCATCAATTACATCATAACATACAACAGCGGCATCCAAccaacacaaaatataaaacagtaaaacagtaacagtacaaatgtacatttaacgTTTGGGCTACTCAAAAATTAGCTGTGCAAATTGCCATCCATGTGCTTGTGCAAAAGAGCCATCCTACAAACATTATTCTGTTCTACCTTACATGCCTTGCAAAAACACGTTCATACTTTCATAAACATCCATGCATTCagtcatatatatgtatattcatCCAAATCCCTGACTTTGCATACAatcctaaataaatatacattcatTGCTCCATTTATACCCATGCATTCAGCCTACATTCCTTCCTACATTCATAGATATATGTTCACAGTTTCTCATTGATGAGCTTAATTGAGAGAGGGATAAATTAATGTTTATACCCAGATGAGCCCTGTTCCTCCTACCTGAATTCAACAGTGTATATTCAGAAGACAGCAGATGCAAGCCATCAGATAGAATAGTCTGTTTTATTGTTGCCTGATAAAAGATCTCTTGCGGGTTGAGAGGTGCTGGTGTGCTGGGTTTTAGATTTTACTATTAGTTCCCTAAACCAGCTGGTACCATACCGAAGAATAGACTCTATTGTAGTATAGAAGATACTAGATTACCCACACCACATGTCACTTTACCTTGTAACTTTGTCTTTTATTActcttgtattttatattattttattgtatctattgtattttttacaccTATTCTTATGCATGTCTTAAAGaggtcttattttatttttgtatttattttaattctttaTTCATCTGCTCTTATTTCTGCCTCTGTGCTGCCGCAACACTGAAATTTGTGCTCTGGGGATAAAAAAGgcttatgttttcttttaagaaTATCTTATATTCCACATCagaatatatcaatataatgtGTACAAAATGGCAATTTATAATCaaacaaatattcactaaaatgaaaaaaaatcctctgttGGAATGCATAATATCAGAAAGTCTTGATCTATGTAAAATTAAACCTTAACTAActagtttatttcattttgaaataataatttgctCTTGAAAACTAATTTACACAACAGaagtttatattattatgtcaTTACATGGTCACATCTTCACAATACTGATACTTTGACCTTGATCTCTTGGCTGTAGACCTTTTGACATGCCACAGTAGGTAAAGacaaatgtgtaaatattaaACTTCATCatggctgaattccatttagatgcttcagtttcagggtcctggtattgtgcatgctggctcactgtcGCAATTTCATGGTTTACAgggacacttgaaaaaaaacagatttactTATTCTTTTTTATGGCACACCTATTACTACATAACAAACGGGATATAAACAATTTCAATTTCAGATTACAGATTACCTTTATCAGGtgaatttcatgtttttcattaacCTCTTTTTCTCCAGGAACCTTATTTGACCTTATGCTgcaaatgcttttaaaaacaaTGTTGTCTATCTAAATTAAATCAGAATAAGTCAATATACAAcataaatatgataaaataaatgtataaatgtaatgTCTAAAatgtatgggtttttttttttacaattatggAGTCTTTCTGCTACataaggtcttttttttttttttacaaaaaaaaaatgggacaAAACCAGTTACAATCCTGGGAGTTTGCAACATACAAACATTGTGgctttacattttcaaataaaaatagattaaaaaggTAATTCAAATAATTTCAGAGCATTTCTCTCCCATCAATTTGTATTGTAGTTTTGTGTAAATATCAGTTTTGCATTGTGatacacaacaataaaaaagtaattatttatttagcttAAAATACATGGGGAGtatatttaaaataactaaatgctGAACTACATGTTGAACcatcttttgttttattttgtgccaCTCTGTTGCATAAATGAAGGATCATCTTAAATTTCAAAGCCTAAACTAGAGACCTCCTTCTCCTTCTATAAATGGCTCTATTTTCTCTTCTATGAATTAatgttgcttctgttttgttcaTAGTTTAGCTGCTGCTTATTTTTCACACGACAGGGGCGCGGGTGATCATGGCGTGCAGAGACGTGGACAAAGGCGAGGAGGCGGCGGCGAGTATACGAGCCGCGTATCCTCAAGCACAAGTGGAGGTCAGAGAGCTCGACTTGGCGGACACCTGCTCGATACGAGCCTTCGCACAGCAGTTCCTGAGAGGTAAACACGGACTCACATCGACACACAGAGCACTGCTTCGTTGTTATTCACACTAGAGATttgggttgtcacgatactaaaattttcaactcgataccgatactcaggaaaatattcgatactcgataccattttcgataccaccaggataaaaacaaagaacccaaaatttaacagaaatatttgtattaacaagaaaaatgcaacatgtaaaaattaacagaaccacaggttaaatatttataataaaaaactgttgtgcaaaaagaaactgcaactatgataacaagcttcaggtctgaggcagtgcacaaaataaatagatacaatatttgcgttttttcggcatcggccgatacatGCGTGTGTTcaccgatcaattagcccatttcactgagccaacaccaggcgaggctcggtgcaacaactgccattctctggtgagctgctgctgataccagagaaaagaaaaacacatcaaatatgtggatcatctgaggcgccaccacctccaggcctagaacaacatacacattgtttgctatccaactgttaatatgttttgtttgttttgttaataaatgtatctttttttgtttaaattgagacttgtgtaacatttgttgtcattgtttcattttaatcatgtaaatggagggagaaagggCAACATCGGCTTCAAGaaacggcccaaaaaaatcggcagcacatatcagggatcgattaagactgatgtcaaaataattggtatcggcattaaaaaacccgtatcggtcgaccactaattcacaccatgttttttcttctgcagAGGTCAACCATCTTCATATCCTCATCAACAACGCCGGGGTGATGATGTGCCCCTACACAAAAACCATTGACGGCTTTGAAATGCACATGGGAGTCAATCACTTAGGTGAGACTGCGCTGAAATTTAGTCGaatcaattaataaatcaaACATCAACTGTTTACCACAgaacaatgttatatattacacaATTTGTTGatgattgcaaaaaaaattattactataaatTGAATGAAGACtgaaaaacatcattttttaagtggtgagTAAATACATTATAACATAAatataacaacatttttttgtaaaaaattgtcttcttttttctttgtactTAAATCTTTTTAAAGCTAGTTACTGTAACAAACTGTCTATTCTTATGGATGACATGAAAGTAAAATTTCCGCTATAAAATGCAAGACAAAAGCAGGTTTATGTTATctgaatttgttgtttttacagtcagGTTAAAAgaacagttcaccccaaaatcaaaaatacatattttccccTCTTACCTTTAGTGCTAttatagattgttttggtgtgagttgctgagtgATGGAGAAATCGGCCATAGAGATGTCAGTCTTCTCttcaatataatggaactagatgacTCTTACgctaaaatgcttttgaaaaacacaacagcaacgtctgtttccagaaatcatgaccaaCCAggtagatcagggatgggcaactggaggcccgggggccaaaCAACGGCctacaccctcacttgaagtggccctcagtacaactacatgcatttgagcatgaaatct from the Centropristis striata isolate RG_2023a ecotype Rhode Island chromosome 16, C.striata_1.0, whole genome shotgun sequence genome contains:
- the vti1b gene encoding vesicle transport through interaction with t-SNAREs homolog 1B produces the protein MSSEEFEKLHEMYQSLYEELKIMPERALKCHGEERKRLVRTFDERQGEAEEVLEGMEEELRAAPSTYRNAMSTKLRMYRRDMGKLQRDMKSAAPGSGSSSQAGEGSHHGIYASQNQQSTHQQSQRTLLLQGLDSLNHASQSIERSQRIAAETDQIGTDIIEELGGQREQLDRTRNRLVDTGENLSRSRKILRAMSRRLVTNKLLLAVIIIMELAILGAVVYLKFFRR
- the rdh12 gene encoding LOW QUALITY PROTEIN: retinol dehydrogenase 12 (The sequence of the model RefSeq protein was modified relative to this genomic sequence to represent the inferred CDS: inserted 1 base in 1 codon), producing MIPFAVNLSPXLRSAPLYALTSAVLPTEQWRPAGRDRKAHIRGMMVLLLIVAGLGVVSLLVILFAPHIRKYAAGGVCSSTTSLEGKTVLITGANTGIGKETALDLAVRGARVIMACRDVDKGEEAAASIRAAYPQAQVEVRELDLADTCSIRAFAQQFLREVNHLHILINNAGVMMCPYTKTIDGFEMHMGVNHLGHFLLTSLLIGLLKRSAPARIVVVSSLAHNFGWIRFHDLHSQGSYNSGLAYCQSKLANVLFARELARRLQGTNVTVNSVHPGTVNSDLTRHSTLMTIFFTVFAMFLKTPREGAQTSIYCAVADELHSISGKHFSDCAPAFVAPQGRSEETARRLWDVSCELLGIEWD